One Planctomycetia bacterium DNA window includes the following coding sequences:
- a CDS encoding GNAT family protein — MARMNQLGQPIGEALPDWSPPPCPPRAVIEGNFCRLEPLDIDRHAEALFAAYAADVEGRGWTYLPYGPFATLAVFRDWIRQSCLGDDPLFFAVIDQASEQPAGVASLMRITPASGSIEVGHIHFAPKFQRCPAATEAMFLMMRRAFELGYRRYEWKCDALNLPSRAAAQRLGFSFEGSFRQATVYKGRNRDTAWYAVIDADWPALREAFQAWLAPENFDSDGQQRVRLSELTAPILNGHG; from the coding sequence ATGGCGCGCATGAACCAACTTGGGCAGCCGATTGGCGAGGCCTTGCCGGATTGGTCGCCGCCGCCGTGCCCGCCGCGCGCGGTCATCGAAGGCAACTTTTGCCGACTCGAGCCGCTCGACATCGATCGCCACGCCGAAGCGCTGTTCGCCGCCTACGCGGCTGACGTCGAAGGGCGGGGCTGGACGTATTTGCCTTATGGTCCGTTCGCCACGCTCGCGGTGTTTCGAGACTGGATACGTCAATCGTGTCTGGGCGATGATCCTTTGTTTTTCGCTGTGATTGACCAGGCCAGCGAGCAGCCGGCCGGCGTCGCGAGCTTGATGCGAATCACGCCGGCCAGCGGTTCGATTGAAGTCGGGCATATTCACTTCGCTCCCAAGTTCCAGCGCTGCCCGGCGGCCACCGAGGCGATGTTTTTGATGATGCGCCGCGCCTTTGAGCTGGGCTATCGTCGCTACGAATGGAAATGCGACGCGCTCAATCTTCCGTCGCGCGCGGCCGCGCAACGCTTGGGCTTCTCCTTCGAAGGCAGCTTCCGCCAGGCGACTGTCTACAAAGGCCGCAACCGCGATACCGCCTGGTACGCGGTGATCGACGCTGATTGGCCCGCGCTTCGCGAAGCGTTTCAAGCGTGGCTTGCGCCGGAGAACTTCGACAGCGACGGGCAACAGCGCGTGCGGCTTTCGGAACTGACGGCGCCGATTCTCAACGGGCACGGATGA
- a CDS encoding DEAD/DEAH box helicase, whose protein sequence is MLASLDAAGYLEPTPIQAGLIPRALAGIDVLGQARTGTGKTAAFAIPILERLRPHSEVHGTQALVLVPTRELAVQVREEIAKLAHGRKTHIVALYGGKPIRGQIEKLKRITEIVVGTPGRVMDHMARGTLVLSNLQCVVLDEADRMLDIGFRPDIEKILRRCPDSRQTLLLSATVPPPVEKLAQRYMRDPETMNFSPKDVTVDTITQYYFTVDRDRKFDLLVKLLKREQPTQAIVFCRTKQRTDKLHEHLRRKWPGVDCIHGDLQQSSRDRVMKAFREGKIACMVATDVVGRGIDVSNISHIINYDIPQFCDDYVHRVGRTGRMGREGVAFTFVSPEEGGELTRIEMRINSLLERAELEGFQQSDKPQGTPEEIAAAEAEQNGEQPPATPKMGRGGRAPRRIRKAL, encoded by the coding sequence ATGCTCGCCTCGCTCGACGCGGCGGGCTACCTGGAGCCGACCCCCATTCAGGCTGGCCTGATTCCCCGCGCCCTGGCCGGGATCGACGTCCTGGGACAAGCCCGAACGGGTACCGGCAAAACCGCCGCCTTCGCGATTCCGATTCTGGAACGGCTGCGGCCGCATAGCGAAGTCCATGGCACTCAGGCCCTCGTGCTCGTGCCGACGCGCGAGCTGGCCGTGCAGGTGCGCGAGGAGATCGCCAAGCTGGCCCACGGCCGCAAGACGCACATCGTCGCCCTGTACGGCGGCAAGCCGATTCGCGGGCAGATCGAAAAGCTCAAGCGCATCACCGAGATCGTGGTCGGCACGCCGGGGCGCGTGATGGATCACATGGCCCGTGGCACGCTGGTACTCAGCAACCTGCAATGCGTGGTGCTGGACGAAGCGGACCGAATGCTCGATATCGGCTTCCGGCCGGACATCGAGAAGATTCTGCGGCGCTGCCCGGACTCGCGCCAGACATTGCTGCTAAGCGCCACAGTGCCGCCGCCGGTGGAGAAGTTGGCGCAGCGCTACATGCGCGATCCGGAGACGATGAACTTCTCGCCGAAGGACGTCACGGTCGACACGATCACACAATACTATTTCACGGTCGATCGTGATCGCAAGTTCGACTTGCTCGTGAAGTTGCTGAAGCGCGAGCAGCCGACGCAGGCGATCGTGTTTTGCCGGACCAAGCAACGGACCGACAAGCTGCACGAACATCTACGGCGCAAATGGCCGGGCGTCGATTGCATTCACGGCGATCTGCAACAGAGCTCCCGCGATCGGGTGATGAAGGCCTTCCGCGAAGGCAAGATCGCCTGCATGGTGGCGACCGACGTCGTGGGGCGCGGCATCGACGTCAGCAACATCTCGCACATCATCAACTACGACATCCCGCAGTTCTGCGACGACTACGTCCACCGCGTCGGCCGCACCGGCCGGATGGGACGCGAAGGCGTGGCCTTCACCTTCGTCTCGCCGGAAGAGGGCGGCGAGCTGACCCGCATCGAGATGCGCATCAACTCGCTGCTGGAACGCGCGGAACTGGAAGGTTTTCAACAGTCCGACAAGCCGCAAGGGACGCCAGAAGAAATTGCCGCCGCGGAAGCGGAACAAAACGGCGAACAACCGCCCGCCACGCCGAAGATGGGCCGCGGGGGACGCGCGCCGCGAAGGATTCGCAAGGCGCTGTAG